The DNA window CCACTGACGGATACAAGAGCAACAGCAGCTGATCACAACACTTTAGAATGATCATCAACACTTGTCCTCATCCAATCACAGCCCCCCATCACGCGCATTAGTATGCGTTAAGTAAATGCCAACTATCATTATGACAATTTGGCTTAAAACAATACACTGTAGGCTATATTCACAGAAACCCTTACCCGCACTGCTGCGGCAGGCCACCTTTGTCATCGTGacaaagttggcaaccctagttACAACTGACACACTATAAATGCATGTATTTAAATGCAAACTGTATAGCGTGCCCGCACTTTGGCTTTCTACGGAAGACATGCATACGACCATTCATGTACTTTACCATTTCATCTTCgtcttcctcttcttcatgAGCCAGTTCCTCTGCATCGTCTGCCCCACTCTTCCCGTCTGCCTTTTCGTCTCCTTCTCCTTTCATAGTTTCGAAGTCCGCAGCGCGGTCGTTGAAATATGTGTCACCTTGGTTGTCTTCTGAACCTACATCTGTACCTTCCCCTTCAGACAATGTTTCAGAGGACGTCTGGCTTCTGCTCCTATCAAACCGTTGGAAACGCTGCCCTTCCATATTGTCAGGTAGACTAGCACAAACACCTATTAAGCCACGACGTCAATAAAGACAACTCGCATTAGTTAGTGTTTCCTTACGGTAATATCGATGCCGCCAGCACACCTGTCCGTCGAATTCAtattgttgttttcatttgCTTGAATGGCGGCCAGTCACTCACCACTGAAAACTTCCATGCAGTGGAAGTTCCAATGCGGTGGTGTGATAGCAGTTCATCTCCGGCTGGATGTAATGCTCCGGTAACGAGTGTTTGCATGGACCCTCTACTCATTGCATAGCTCCTCCCAGTAGCCTACGAGAGGACCATTTCGCAGTAGCTTAGGGAAACCTGTGGATCAGGTAAACGAGGAACAGGATTTGTCCGATTGTTGTAAAAGAGGGGGTTGTTTTATATCAGCCTCGTGGATCATATTGGAGAGTTGTAGCCTAATCTCTTTGAGGCCCCCTCGGCTACAATTAATGTATTTAGAATCGGATCAGAATATTCTTTAAAAGTATGATAATAGTGACGTATGTCTAGGTTTTCATGAATCCACGAGGGTTGGACACCTTTCTTTAATTACGAAATTCTGCACAATTTACTGTACACTGTCAATAAATATTCATCCGACAAAAATATAGCTTTTCCTACTCAATTATGTGCTTGATAGCCGCCCACTAATGCCTAATGGGTTGAACAGGTTGCCGATGAGTGTGTTAGTAACATCCGTCTGATTCCTGGAGGTCAGAGACTCTATTTGGATATAAAGGGCTTGTTGCTGCAATAATGGTCTCTGCTGTGTACAAACATTACCGAGTACTCCACCCTAAACATTTCTCATAATGATTAGACAACCACAATAGGTACTACCAGTATTTTCGAGGGGTTGGCATCCGGTAGCACGATTACAGAAGTGCCACTGTTTGTCACCAGTATAttcaatattttttcaacctaaTTCCACGTAAGACCATCTATTTGACATGTATCTAAGGGCCAGATGAAGACACAGTATTCTCCATTGTAGCGCAACAATGTTCAACATATTCTCACAACTGAATCCTTTAATTCTACGTCACATTACCCatgcttctctctctatctctctctctctctctccccatctctccccatttctatctctcactctctaattCCAAACTTCGTTGCAATGGTCCAGCTCCAACTATTTTCTCATGTGATTGATGCCCATACCAATAAGTATTGGCTTGGTTTAAAAGTCTACTTATCTGTGACTTTCCAGCCTTAAAACACCTGTATTATTCTAATGTCCTCTAAACAGTGTATGAGAGAGAAATCCAGCCTGACTCACTGACAAACGCCTTTCACAGAGCTCTCAGTTTGAACTCACAACCCTGAACAGACGTATGGGCAGGGTTGTAACATCATCCATTTGCCTGAAGTCTGAAGTTCACAAGAGTGTTAGCTTGTTAAACTGCCAGCAAGGCTGTTATCTTAGTTGAGTTGCAGTGCCAAATAGCCCCTTATCGCATGTAGAGTACACAAAGGCTAGTGTCAGAGGCTAGTGTCAGAGGCTGATGTGCTTTTTTTGCACAGCAGTGTCATAGTTCTGATCTTGTATAGCCTACTGGAGCAGTTTCACAGCCCCCATCAATGTTTATTGATACTGAAAAAACATGTTACATATGACATGTTTCCATTATACACTTAATACTGTACACTTATACTTTAGTAGGGTTTGCTTTTGACTTGCATTACTTCAGTTTACAGATGTATTGATGTTCGAGCAGGAGGAGAACAGTGTCCACTAGAGGTCACTGTTGACCAACTGTAGGTCAGATTCTGTAGGTCAgaggaatcaggctattaatcataaggttgccggtttgattcccggcaaggtgaaatgacgtgtccttgggagaggcacttcaccctacttgcctcggggggggggggggggaatgtccctactgtacttactgtaagtcgctctgggtaagggtgtctgctaaatgactaagtgTAAACTGAGGGTGCATTGAAGCAAGACTTCCACAGCAGCCGACTACAGTATAATCTACTATTGTCATAACATTTCTTGTCATCCCTTTCTTTTACATGAACGTGGACTTTCCTTACAGTGCTGTCTTACAATGCAGTTATAGAGCACAGGGTAGCCTACTAGCAATGTGAAGTACATGGACAAGCATTGTATGGATTACTATATACAATCAAATATACTTGTTTTCTGTATTTGTCTATTGTAACATTAATTGTAGTATCATGTTGACACAAACGTTGTACAAACCTATTACTATCCACAAACATATAAAATGCAGCATTCTGATCAGGTATCTTATCAAAAGTTACAAGGTTTGAATGTGGGGTTACATGAAAAAGTTTCAATCAAAGAAACAGGTAGGGGAAAAACGCATATCTTTGTACTGAATCTTTACACCCACATCCTTACATGAGCCAAAACAAATTATAATGAAAGTATTTTGGTTTTGGGAGAATTGATGATTGTTATGTGTCATGTAAAAAGTGTGACTTCTGGAAGAAATTAGTATCCTAGTTTTCAGAAGATATCAGTGTTTATCTTAATATTATATCTGATGTCTTTTGATTTCTTAGCATGACTTTGTAAGTATTTACTTAAATACAGATATATCTCTTGATATTATTTACTGTCTAGGTGCATCAGCCTTACTATTCACCTCTTTTGCAATCAGCCCTGTGTAGAAAAAGTCTGTCAACAGTTGAAAGTTTTGTGGACGCGATAAAACTAGTTGTAAATCTTACGTTTTTTAACTACAGAGAGACTTTCTGTTCAACTGGGAGGCAGAGTATGATACAGGAAGATAGAACATGTAAAACAAGCGGTGTTCTCAGAATGTTATCTGGGTGTAGGATCAATGTCATGAAAATGTACCTGTGAAAAACCTTGTTATGCTGAGAACTATTCCATTCAACTGACTGGAATCCAGCGTAAGAGAGGTAGCTGATCGCTCCTTTATATGAGTGTCATCAtttaacacttttttttctGAGTTTCTGGTCCGATTGGGGGAACTGATATGGAGGTGATATGAGATGACAGGAAGGTTTTGTCTTTTTCTCAGCAAGTTTCTTTCATCAGCAGCAAACCATAAACAAGACAATCTTTTAATAGATAAAAGGTATAGTGACGGTAGAAACTAAGTTGATGAGTTTACAGTTATATCATCATATGGACAGAATAAAGTGTAGAAAAACATGAAACCCATGATAagaatcaacaacaaaaaaactcacTTCTTCAGCAACATTAGAGCCCATGTTTACAAATGTTAGCCAAGTGTGAACATGCCTCTTCCTGTGTTTGCAAGACAGTGACAGTTCAGCACAGAAGGAAGTTAAGTGTATGTCGGCAagcttgtgcatgtgtttgtctatgtgtgtgtgtgtgtttgtgtgtgtgtgtgtgtgagagcgttaTGGGTAGTAATGGTTCCATGTTCATAGTCATTGACAGATTGGAAGTGATCTTTGCTGGAGTAATTGATGAAAATATAATATTAAAAGTTGGATGAAAAAATACGAATTTTCCTAAAAAACCCTTACACATCATAAGAAAATAATATTTATTATTCATGTTGTTGCTTTTTACATGATAACGGTTTCAACAAATTACTAAGAAGATTCCTTGAAAGCAAGTAAAAAACTGCTTGAAGTCTTGAAAAGATTTGTAGCCTAGTATCGTTTATATTTGTTCTGTCACAGTTGACTCACAGAGTTGTATATATGAGTAGTTCTGTTCTCAATACTGTTATTCAAAACCGTTGAAAGTCTCAACTGAGTAAGAAGTTTTCATAATCTTTTTGACCTTTGAGTAATATGACATTTTAAACGTCAGAAAATTCAAATCCAAACCAGACATGGTAAACCTCTACAGCAGGGTCTGTTTAATATGGGGCTTATCAGGTACATTTAAGAGACTTAAACTGCAAGGGTATAGTGTTGGTGCAATTACTTTTCATGTCTTTGGAATTTACTAATGACTGGCAATTCATCCTTAGCATTAGTTATCAAAACTGTGGGGCTTTAATAAGATGACTGATGTGAAATTGATAACACATATATCTAAAAGCAATACTAAACAATCACATTGCCTACCTCAGGCCCCTATTGGATGCCCACTAAATTCACCACAATCTATGAACCTGATTACCTGCCTgaatttgcatcagagtttgtGGTTTCACGATGTCACGATGCATCACAACCATGTAGCCACTTAAAATCCACACCCACAAGCAGAGCATAGACAGAGATCAAAGCACACGGGCCAAGACACGGCACACAGACTGCTGCAGCCATGAATCTGGAGTTTATTTAAccacaggagcacacacagaTGAAAAGAACAATGCCCTTTCTGCTCAGCCTTGTACCCCGTGTCATTGTTGGTAAGTActgccattttgttttgttgtttcttCTTTGGTTGTTTGGTTGTTTGGTTGTTCAACTTATCATTCACGTTCACTACCTCGTGTTTCTTGTGTTTTAGACAGAAgtattaacccttgtgctgccatCGGATCATTGTAACCCACCTTTTGCACCACGACTGTGGGTCACAATGATCCGATGGCAGCACAAGGTTAATGCACTTAACAAATAATCATTTATTAATGAACATGCTCTTTTTACTGTACTAGTAGCATTGCGTGATTGCAAATGTTTTCAATAAGCCTCAATTCAATGAGATTTTAAAAGAACTGTTCATCCTTCTGTCCAGGTCTTTTGTTTATATACTACTTCCTTCCCTTCACCACAGCCAAGGATTCTCCAGGTATTTCAGAATAATTTTTGTGAGATTTTCCTCAAAAGTAGATTCTGACTGCTTCAGGGTCATTGTCTAATGTTGTGTGGCTGTTTTTTGGAGATAAGATACATCTGTCTGTACTGGTGGCAAGTACATCTTTTTTTGCTTTGTAGATAAATAGACCTTGCAAGCCTTTCCTCATACACAAGTATGTGTTGACTGTTGACCACATCACTGAAGATTGACAATCTGAAAGAAATAAGGGATTTCTTGCGCGCTTATGCTAATCATAAGAGTAGATCCGACACCGCCTTATCAAATCAACATTAacttgtatagcccttttttcaagcaatgtcacagatggCTTCACACATGCCCATAGACGTGCCCCTTGGACAGCCTTATGATCCGTTCATGTATTGACTTATTTCATTCACATTTGCATTAGGTAACCTTTATCATATTCTGACAACACTGGTCTATGATGTATTATCCGCTTGATTGATCTTCATCAACAACATATTTTCAAACATGAGAGTAGCACCTAGTCGAGCTGAGATGACTGCGACCAGTGTACCAATTGTTTCTGCAAGTTGTGAATCAAAGATAGTACACCGTAATTAGCAACTTTTTCTTGCTTTTCTCATTTGAAGAAATTGTATAATTTAGAAAACAGAAAAGATTGTGTACAAAACAAAGGGTCTTTTGTAAAAACTGTTTTTATTCACTGTACCTCCTAATTGTTTTAGTGCGTTGTCAAGAAACTTGTCGCAGAAACTCGTGTCATGAACACTGCGTTCAATCTCAAGGTAATGGGGTCATAAGTTTAATGCTGCTCTGTAATGTCTGAACTATACCCTGTTTTTAGATGTCGATGAGAATGAGGAACCAAAAAGTTATTCAAATGAAACAGATATCACCAATCATTTGATCTATTCCGGTATTATTGTCTTTCAGATGGAGTCCATGGATTGAATTGCTATGGTTACATTTCAAATATTAATTTGAAAATTAATTGGATATGTGTTTGGGAATCTGGAAAACAAGCTTCAAGCCAGTACACACTCTACATTCTACAGTAAGTTAAATCAGCAACAGTTGGTCTAGATTCAAGGAGGAAAACAAGGCTAAGACAATTTTGCATGTTTCCATTTTGCCCAtcaataaactttttttttctttcagaaaGAAAACACGTTGCACAATGTTTGCTAACATATCTATAATGTCTCAAATACTGACACCCAATGATTTGTTTGAGAAATTGAACATGACAGTCCATGTTGTCGAGAAAAATGATGTGGGGAACTGCACCAAGGATGTTTTCACAGGCGTCCCACAAGATTCGGGTGAGATTGGTTTGACCATAAAAGCCTATTGTTCCTTTCAGCTTTGTGAAAAGCAACAACATGAGAACAGAGTAATGACGGTATCATCATCTTCATATTGCAGTTCATTGTGGTCCCCCAACTAAGGTCCACTTCAATCGTCATTCTAGACAGCTGGAAGTGAATGTTTCCTGGCAACTGACGAAAATCAATCAGTACAGTGTGAGGTACTGGACACACGGGAACCCAACCAAAGAAACGGTGGGCCTATCACTTCAAGaatagtttattttattttattgacatTTTAAAGTTGAATGCTTCATTCCTTTCCCGTGGTTGATTCTCCTTTCATCTTGTACTttgtagcctacagtacagtCCAGGGATTTGAAGACGTGCATTGTCAATAATCTTAACGCCTCGCTGCCCTATGAGATACAGATTCAGTGTGTTCCCAGTAAAAAAGGATTATGCAGACAGTGTTTGTGGAGTGACATTTTCCGAGTCTCACCAGGTAAGGATATCTTGTTTTAAACTTTCTATCAGACGAGGTACAGGTGTTCAACATataaagggagtcaggtggctgagcgggtagagcatcgggctagtaatctgaaggttgccagttcgattcccagccggtgcacatgatgttgtgtccttgggcaaggcacttcaccttacttgcctctgggagaatgtccctgtacttactgtaagtcgctctggataagagcgtctgctaaatgactaaatgtaaataaagggCAGCATTCTTTCCATTTTGCCCCTTCTCTCAGAACTTACTGTTAAGCCTTTCATCGAGGAGATAAAAGAGATTCCTCAGCCCGAAGGAACACGAATTATTGTTATAAAATGGAAGGTAATTATTTTCAACAAATAATAACATAAAAGTTAAACAACGCCTGGTGTTGACGACTCAGTATATATCTGAAGTGCAATATTTTCAGTTGGACGTGTTTAAACCACAGCGTCTCATGTCAGCTTCCTATCACCGTCCCATTTGACAGTTTGCCGAGGCAGAGTTAGCAGAGGGCTACCACGTGACCGTGGAGAAACTCTCTGGAGAGACTCCCAGAAAGACGTTCAACTCCACCAGACCGGAGATTAACCTGGTCCTCTCCCACTCGGCATATCTCCTCAATATCTCTGCCTTCCACAGCGCTGCCACTTCTCCTGCATTAGAGTGGACAATCGCTCCATTAGTAGACAAAGGTGACACTTGTGGCTATTGCTTTGAAGTATTTCTGTCTTGATGTTGGCGTCTAGAATGGGTGGTGACTGTATCAACCGTTGTAAATGGATGAGAGAAATAATTAAAGTGCTCTTTATTTGTCTCCGTAGACCTACCTCCCGAGAGGCTGAATGTCACATTCAGTGGCAACTCCTCCTTCATAATCTCCTGGCAACATGATTTGGTGAAAACATACAGCTGCTTTTGTGTGGAGTGGTGGCGGAAAGGAGAGAAACCAGCTCACAAGTCTTTCTATGAAAAGGAGAACCACTATGAAATTATAACCTTGGAGGGtgatatatctctctctctctctctctctctgttgatgaACTCTCTTGATTATATATTACGAGTTAGGGATGGTAAAAAGCCTTGAAAGACAAAACACATAATAACCATCCAACTCTACCTGTGCACAtcgttttttgtatttatttccctGCATACAGATCTGTGACTTCCCACTAACTGAACAACACTTATTGTTAATTCCTGAATCAGAACCTCTGCAGCCCTACGAGAGATACACGTTCACCCTCCACACACGGCCAGACAAGGACACGTGTAACCTGAAGAAGATCAACAACAGTGAGACCACCTATGGGAGCATCCATGCCTACATCACCGAAGGACGTGAGTTTGAGATGGAAATACCGTTTGCACCACTCGTGTGCTTTCGTCGAGTGAATTTACTGAAGGGTCTGTGTCCATAAAATGCTCTGCTATTTCCACAATCCAATTTTGTGGGAAAGTACAGTAGCGTGTAGTCATCTTTCTGTCGGACGTCCC is part of the Hypomesus transpacificus isolate Combined female unplaced genomic scaffold, fHypTra1 scaffold_245, whole genome shotgun sequence genome and encodes:
- the LOC124462769 gene encoding leukemia inhibitory factor receptor, translated to MKRTMPFLLSLVPRVIVGLLFIYYFLPFTTAKDSPVRCQETCRRNSCHEHCVQSQDGVHGLNCYGYISNINLKINWICVWESGKQASSQYTLYILQKKTRCTMFANISIMSQILTPNDLFEKLNMTVHVVEKNDVGNCTKDVFTGVPQDSVHCGPPTKVHFNRHSRQLEVNVSWQLTKINQYSVRYWTHGNPTKETPTVQSRDLKTCIVNNLNASLPYEIQIQCVPSKKGLCRQCLWSDIFRVSPELTVKPFIEEIKEIPQPEGTRIIVIKWKFAEAELAEGYHVTVEKLSGETPRKTFNSTRPEINLVLSHSAYLLNISAFHSAATSPALEWTIAPLVDKDLPPERLNVTFSGNSSFIISWQHDLVKTYSCFCVEWWRKGEKPAHKSFYEKENHYEIITLEEPLQPYERYTFTLHTRPDKDTCNLKKINNSETTYGSIHAYITEGRPSSAPGNIGSRNETQTSVMIVWDHVSEEDSMGFLLGYHLHYSEDEAAHTETNVTVGPGSNIYKLEDLKSSQQYQVQMSAFTRAGVGVRSSAVYFATKQRQDFMTTGVILTALVGLIVVSMFGCHFSPLLIKRAKSVCWPMIPNPSNSYAIQDIKGVCELELLEPIKPQKVEAEGDSSSLHLIEKVAEKSNISNLNRGIDSNLPCDGEPEHINNKTPQCESACEGLSADLSCGGVCQRHFLSTTTERKDKDLTSVCATPSSMNMQHSDPISHQAVFMSDYTTMELFQMAMPLDSRPSTASADTQEQRLTGDKDLTSLRPELDYVRQSLCNALFLSQGGPLPPQNTEHYNTVL